A stretch of Salvelinus alpinus chromosome 4, SLU_Salpinus.1, whole genome shotgun sequence DNA encodes these proteins:
- the LOC139572766 gene encoding protein S100-A1-like gives MSNPTNTENVSTLETAMQLMIQTFHKYSGDEGDKYTLSRAELKVMLSAELGNYLGNAQDKEAVDKVMGDLDANNDGEVDFTEFVILVGALTVACNDFFLEYNDKGEKK, from the exons ATGTCTAACCCTACCAACACAGAGAATGTGTCCACCTTGGAGACCGCCATGCAGCTGATGATCCAGACCTTCCATAAGTATTCTGGAGACGAGGGCGACAAATACACCCTGAGTAGAGCAGAGCTCAAAGTGATGCTCTCTGCAGAGCTGGGCAACTACCTGGGG aATGCCCAGGACAAGGAAGCAGTGGACAAGGTGATGGGGGACCTGGATGCCAACAATGATGGAGAGGTGGACTTCACTGAGTTTGTTATTCTGGTGGGGGCTCTCACCGTCGCCTGCAACGACTTCTTCCTGGAGTACAACGACAAGGGGGAGAAGAAgtga